A genomic window from Vigna radiata var. radiata cultivar VC1973A chromosome 2, Vradiata_ver6, whole genome shotgun sequence includes:
- the LOC106756192 gene encoding chaperone protein dnaJ GFA2, mitochondrial isoform X3, producing the protein MVRSHGVTLVNRLARRSFRGANRSVYQSVFQRGYRTLNSGLFHPSRVTVGGGFNLKKWLLLGAANKYWEAARLIHGSAFLARDYYDILGVSKNASSSEIKKAYYGLAKRLHPDTNKDDPEAEKKFQEVSIAYEVLKDEERRQQYDQLGHDAYVNQQSTGFGGEGGFNPFEQIFRDHDFVKSFFHQNIGGEDVKTFIELSFMEAVQGCTKTVTFETDMLCNACGGSGVPPGTRPETCKRCKGSGVLFVQVGIFRMESTCGTCKGTGKIVSNFCKSCRGEKVVKGTKSVKLDIMPGIDTNETIKVFGGGGADPDRGHLGDLYVTIKVREDPVFRREGSNIHVDAVLSITQAILGGTIQVPTLTGEVVLKVRPGTQPGQKVVLKKKGIKTKNSYTFGDQYVHFNVNIPTNLTQRQRELIEEFAKEEQEEFDKRRSASASG; encoded by the exons ATGGTTCGCTCTCATGGCGTCACTCTCGTTAATCGCCTTGCTCGTCGATCTTTCCGTGGTGCCAACCGTTCT GTTTATCAATCAGTTTTCCAAAGGGGTTATAGGACACTGAACTCTGGGCTTTTCCATCCATCGAGAGTTACTG TTGGAGGTGGCTTTAATTTGAAGAAATGGTTACTATTGGGCGCTGCAAATAAATATTGGGAGGCAGCTAGATTAATTCATGGCTCag CATTTTTAGCAAGAGACTATTATGATATTCTCGGTGTGAGTAAGAACGCAAGTTCTTCCGAAATAAAGAAAGCTTACTATGGG CTTGCAAAAAGGCTCCATCCAGATACAAACAAAGATGATCCTGAAGCTGAAAAGAAGTTTCAAGAAGTCTCGATAGCTTATGAG GTTTTGAAGGACGAGGAAAGGCGACAACAATATGATCAG ctTGGTCATGATGCTTATGTAAACCAACAAAGCACTGGTTTCGGTGGTGAGGGTGGCTTCAATCCCTTCGAGCAGATATTCCGTGATCAT GATTTTGTCAAGAGCTTCTTCCATCAGAATATTGGTGGAGAGGATGTGAAG aCTTTTATTGAGCTATCTTTTATGGAAGCTGTACAAGGGTGCACCAAAACTGTAACATTTGAAACAGACATGCTTTGTAATGCTTGTG GTGGGAGTGGTGTTCCTCCTGGTACAAGACCTGAAACTTGTAAGCGATGTAAAGGGTCAGGAGTG TTATTTGTACAAGTTGGCATATTCAGAATGGAGAGTACCTGCGGTACCTGCAAGGGAACTGGAAAAATTGTATCG AATTTCTGCAAGTCTTGCAGGGGTGAGAAGGTTGTCAAAGGAACAAAGTCGGTCAAGTTGGATATTATGCCtg GGATAGACACCAATGAGACCATAAAGGTTTTCGGAGGTGGTGGAGCAGATCCTGATAGAGGTCATCTTGGTGATCTCTATGTTACTATCAAG GTTAGAGAAGACCCTGTTTTTCGCAGAGAAGGATCTAATATTCACGTAGATGCTGTGTTAAGTATCACTCAG GCGATTTTGGGGGGAACTATTCAAGTCCCGACTCTTACTGGAGAAGTTGTACTTAAG GTTCGTCCAGGGACCCAACCTGGTCAGAAAGtggttttgaaaaagaaag GGATCAAGACAAAAAATTCTTACACATTTGGGGATCAATATGTTCATTTTAATGTCAACATCCCAAC AAACCTGACACAGAGACAACGAGAGTTGATTGAAGAGTTTGCCAAGGAAGAGCAAGAGGAGTTCGATAAACGGAGAAGTGCTTCAGCTTCTGGTTGA
- the LOC106756192 gene encoding chaperone protein dnaJ GFA2, mitochondrial isoform X2 — protein sequence MVRSHGVTLVNRLARRSFRGANRSVYQSVFQRGYRTLNSGLFHPSRVTGSFTSNVGGGFNLKKWLLLGAANKYWEAARLIHGSAFLARDYYDILGVSKNASSSEIKKAYYGLAKRLHPDTNKDDPEAEKKFQEVSIAYEVLKDEERRQQYDQLGHDAYVNQQSTGFGGEGGFNPFEQIFRDHDFVKSFFHQNIGGEDVKTFIELSFMEAVQGCTKTVTFETDMLCNACGGSGVPPGTRPETCKRCKGSGVLFVQVGIFRMESTCGTCKGTGKIVSNFCKSCRGEKVVKGTKSVKLDIMPGIDTNETIKVFGGGGADPDRGHLGDLYVTIKVREDPVFRREGSNIHVDAVLSITQAILGGTIQVPTLTGEVVLKVRPGTQPGQKVVLKKKGIKTKNSYTFGDQYVHFNVNIPTNLTQRQRELIEEFAKEEQEEFDKRRSASASG from the exons ATGGTTCGCTCTCATGGCGTCACTCTCGTTAATCGCCTTGCTCGTCGATCTTTCCGTGGTGCCAACCGTTCT GTTTATCAATCAGTTTTCCAAAGGGGTTATAGGACACTGAACTCTGGGCTTTTCCATCCATCGAGAGTTACTGGTAGTTTTACGTCTAATG TTGGAGGTGGCTTTAATTTGAAGAAATGGTTACTATTGGGCGCTGCAAATAAATATTGGGAGGCAGCTAGATTAATTCATGGCTCag CATTTTTAGCAAGAGACTATTATGATATTCTCGGTGTGAGTAAGAACGCAAGTTCTTCCGAAATAAAGAAAGCTTACTATGGG CTTGCAAAAAGGCTCCATCCAGATACAAACAAAGATGATCCTGAAGCTGAAAAGAAGTTTCAAGAAGTCTCGATAGCTTATGAG GTTTTGAAGGACGAGGAAAGGCGACAACAATATGATCAG ctTGGTCATGATGCTTATGTAAACCAACAAAGCACTGGTTTCGGTGGTGAGGGTGGCTTCAATCCCTTCGAGCAGATATTCCGTGATCAT GATTTTGTCAAGAGCTTCTTCCATCAGAATATTGGTGGAGAGGATGTGAAG aCTTTTATTGAGCTATCTTTTATGGAAGCTGTACAAGGGTGCACCAAAACTGTAACATTTGAAACAGACATGCTTTGTAATGCTTGTG GTGGGAGTGGTGTTCCTCCTGGTACAAGACCTGAAACTTGTAAGCGATGTAAAGGGTCAGGAGTG TTATTTGTACAAGTTGGCATATTCAGAATGGAGAGTACCTGCGGTACCTGCAAGGGAACTGGAAAAATTGTATCG AATTTCTGCAAGTCTTGCAGGGGTGAGAAGGTTGTCAAAGGAACAAAGTCGGTCAAGTTGGATATTATGCCtg GGATAGACACCAATGAGACCATAAAGGTTTTCGGAGGTGGTGGAGCAGATCCTGATAGAGGTCATCTTGGTGATCTCTATGTTACTATCAAG GTTAGAGAAGACCCTGTTTTTCGCAGAGAAGGATCTAATATTCACGTAGATGCTGTGTTAAGTATCACTCAG GCGATTTTGGGGGGAACTATTCAAGTCCCGACTCTTACTGGAGAAGTTGTACTTAAG GTTCGTCCAGGGACCCAACCTGGTCAGAAAGtggttttgaaaaagaaag GGATCAAGACAAAAAATTCTTACACATTTGGGGATCAATATGTTCATTTTAATGTCAACATCCCAAC AAACCTGACACAGAGACAACGAGAGTTGATTGAAGAGTTTGCCAAGGAAGAGCAAGAGGAGTTCGATAAACGGAGAAGTGCTTCAGCTTCTGGTTGA
- the LOC106753732 gene encoding putative pentatricopeptide repeat-containing protein At3g08820, translated as MNMNMGLELKKCLASGCRSLKKVKQCHCRLLRLGLNDDTFLINTLLRSSLNLRATQYATVVFAQTPHPNIFLYNTLIRGLVSNDAFHDAVSLYASMRQRSTVVPDNFTFPFVLKACARLKNTHLGLTLHSLVIKTGFENDVFVNTGLVCFYSKNGFLSHARGVFDEIPEKNVVSWTAIICGYIEFGYCEEAVGLFRGLLEMGVRPDSFTLVRVLYACSRTGDLASGRWIDEYMRENGLCGNVFVATSLVDMYTKCGSMEEARIVFDGMVERDVVCWSALIQGYASNGMPKKALEVFFEMQRENVRPDCYAMVGFLSACARLGALELGNWARGLVDGDEFLFNPVLGTALIDFYAKCGSVARAVEIFKSMRRKDRVVFNAVISGLAMCGHVGAAFGVFSQMGKVGMQPDGNTFVGLLCGCTHAGLVDDGRRYFSHMSCVFDVTPTIEHYGCMVDLLARAGLLAEAKDLIKSMPMKANAIVWGALLGGCRLHKDTQLAEQVLMQLIELEPWNSGHYVLLSNIYSASRRWDEAEKIRSSLSEKGMQKLPGCSWVEVDGVVHEFRVGDTSHPSTHKIYEKLESLFKDLREAGYTPTTEFVLFDIEEEEKEYFLGCHSEKLAVAFALISTSVKDVIRVVKNLRVCGDCHEAIKLVSKVTEREIIIRDNNRFHHFSEGSCSCRDYW; from the coding sequence ATGAACATGAACATGGGTTTGGAGCTAAAGAAGTGTTTGGCTTCTGGCTGTCGGTCGTTGAAGAAAGTGAAGCAATGCCATTGTCGCCTTCTCCGACTTGGTCTCAACGACGACACCTTTCTCATTAACACCCTCTTGCGCTCTTCCCTCAACCTCCGTGCCACGCAGTACGCAACCGTCGTTTTCGCCCAAACCCCGCACCCCAACATCTTCCTCTACAACACCCTCATTCGCGGCCTCGTCTCAAACGATGCCTTTCACGACGCCGTTTCGCTCTACGCTTCTATGCGCCAGCGCAGCACCGTTGTCCCCGATAACTTCACCTTCCCCTTCGTCCTCAAAGCCTGCGCCAGGCTCAAAAACACCCACCTGGGTCTCACCCTTCACTCTCTCGTTATCAAAACAGGTTTCGAAAATGACGTGTTTGTTAATACTGGCCTAGTTTGTTTCTACTCCAAAAACGGGTTTTTGAGTCATGCACGCGgggtgtttgatgaaattcctgaaaaaaatgttgtctctTGGACTGCCATCATTTGTGGGTACATTGAGTTTGGTTATTGTGAGGAGGCAGTTGGGTTATTTAGAGGATTGTTGGAAATGGGTGTGAGACCGGATAGTTTTACGTTGGTTCGGGTTTTGTATGCATGTTCGAGGACGGGGGACTTGGCTAGTGGACGATGGATTGATGAGTATATGAGGGAGAATGGGTTGTGTGGGAATGTGTTTGTGGCAACCTCTTTGGTTGATATGTACACGAAGTGCGGGAGCATGGAGGAAGCACGGATAGTGTTTGACGGGATGGTGGAGAGGGATGTTGTGTGTTGGAGTGCCTTGATTCAGGGGTATGCTTCCAATGGGATGCCGAAGAAAGCACTTGAGGTGTTTTTTGAGATGCAGAGGGAGAATGTGAGGCCGGATTGTTATGCCATGGTGGGGTTTCTTTCTGCATGTGCGAGGCTGGGGGCGTTGGAGTTGGGGAATTGGGCTAGGGGTTTGGTGGATGGCgatgaatttttgtttaatcCTGTGTTGGGTACTGCATTGATTGACTTCTATGCCAAATGTGGAAGTGTGGCCCGGGCAGTGGAGATTTTTAAGAGTATGAGGAGGAAGGATCGTGTGGTGTTCAATGCTGTTATTTCTGGGCTGGCTATGTGTGGACATGTTGGGGCTGCCTTTGGGGTGTTTAGCCAAATGGGAAAGGTTGGAATGCAGCCTGATGGGAACACTTTTGTTGGTTTGCTTTGTGGGTGTACTCATGCTGGTTTGGTTGATGATGGTCGGCGTTATTTTAGTCACATGAGTTGTGTTTTTGATGTGACTCCTACTATAGAGCATTATGGATGCATGGTGGATCTTTTGGCTCGTGCAGGTCTGTTGGCTGAGGCTAAGGATCTGATCAAGAGTATGCCAATGAAGGCAAATGCTATTGTCTGGGGAGCACTGTTGGGAGGATGTAGGTTACACAAGGATACCCAATTGGCTGAACAAGTGTTGATGCAACTCATTGAGTTAGAACCGTGGAATTCAGGACATTATGTTCTCTTATCGAATATATATTCAGCGAGCCGTCGATGGGATGAAGCAGAAAAAATCAGGTCAAGTTTGAGTGAGAAAGGGATGCAGAAATTACCTGGGTGTAGTTGGGTTGAAGTTGATGGGGTTGTTCACGAATTCCGTGTAGGAGACACTTCCCATCCTTCAACACACAAGATATATGAAAAACTTGAAAGTTTATTTAAGGACTTGAGAGAAGCTGGCTATACTCCAACCACTGAATTTGTGCTCTTTGATATAGAAGAGGAGGAGAAGGAATACTTCCTTGGTTGTCATAGTGAGAAGTTAGCTGTTGCATTTGCACTGATCAGTACCAGTGTCAAAGATGTGATTCGTGTTGTTAAAAACCTTCGTGTTTGTGGTGATTGTCATGAAGCTATAAAACTTGTTTCAAAAGTTACAGAGAGAGAGATTATTATTAGAGATAATAACAGATTCCATCATTTCAGTGAAGGCTCATGCTCTTGTCGAGATTATtggtaa